The DNA window ACCCAGGGCGCGCCACAGCTCCTCGTGCCTCCCCTCGGAGATGAGGTGGAGGTCGAGCTCTCCCAGCGTGGGTAGGTGACGGTAGGCGTCGTCGGTGACGACCTCCTCGCCCTCGGGGTGGTACCGCGCCGCGATCCGGTAGTCGGACGGCCCGCCGTCCGGCAGGGAGGCGGCGAACACACCACGGTGGACGTGCTCCAGCTCGACGCGCCGGCCGTCCTCCAGCAGCGCGTGTACCGACCACGCCAGCGGGCGCAGCGTGCGCAGGACCAGCCCCGCGGGGCCGGGGTGCGCGCCGAGCAGGCTGTGCGGGTCATGGTGCTGACCGTCGACGAGTCGGTCGATGTCGGCGTGCGATATGGCGTGCATGGATCTCCTGGCGGATTGTGAAGGGCACCGGCGGGGAGCCGGCGCCCGCGGTTCGGGAAGAGCCGGGAACCGGTGCGGATCCCCGGAACCGGCCGGAGACGGCTTCGCCCCCGCCCCTGGCACCGGCCTCGCGGAGGTGAGCGTGGCCGGGAAAGGCGGAGTACCGCCGCGTGCGGTCGGGGGAGGGAACCGCTCCGGCTCGGTTCGGGACCTGGTTGTGACGGGCGCGGGCCCCACCGCGCGGCGTTACCAGTGCCGCTCGTGACACGCAGCGCCCATCGGACAGGCCCTAACCGGCGAGTGCTGCGATCGAGTCGAGCGGGATACGCAACCATGACGGCCTGTTGTGGGCTTCGTACATCACCTCGTATACGGCCTTGTCGTATTCGAACGCCCGCAGCACGGTCTCGTGCTTGTGCGGGTCGGCTCCACCGGCGAACGCGTAACCGGCGCAGAACGCCTCCCGGTTGCGGCGGGCCCAAGCCCGTGCCAGGGAGGCGAGTTCCTCCTCCGCGGTGTGTCCGATGAGCTGGTGCCGGGCCGCGTAGTCGAAAGAGCGCAGCATGCCGGCCACGTCACGCAACGGGCTGGACAGTCGCTGCCGTTCCCCGACGGGGACGGCGGGTTCACCCTCGAAGTCGAGCAGGACCCACCCCGTGTCGGTACGTACCACCTGCCCGAGGTGGTAGTCGCCGTGTACGCGCTGCACCGGAAGCGGGGAGTCCACCTCGGCCAGTGCGTCGAAGGCCGCGCGCAGCGTCCCGGCGTACGGTTCCAGGCTGGGTACCTCCTCGGTGGCGCGGTGCAGTCGGCTGATCATCGCCGTGGACAGGTCCCGCAGCGCCTGGGGGGTGAGGACGTCGGTGGGTAGTTTGCTGGCGAGGTCGAGGTGGACGGAAGCTGTGGCGCTGCCCAACCGCTGGGCTTCCCAGGAGAAGTCGCCGCCGGCGCTCTCGGGGGCGCTGTGGCCGCCCTCGTACAGGTCGCGGACACTGGTCCCGGCAAGGACCCACCCGTCGGTCGCGCTGCGCAGGTACTCCTGCAACATCGCGAGAGTGGTGCCCACCGTCCGTCCCTGGTCGGTCAGGTCGGCCTCGATCCAGCCGTGCGGGCGTGCCACGAACGGCGACTCGGCCAGGGTCGTGGTGAGTTCCAGGTCGGGGTTGCGTCCGGGCCACAGCCGGCGGAAAGTCTTCAGCACGTAGTCCTCGCCGTACACGAGGGAGGTGTTGGACTGTTCCCCCGTGAGGACCAGGCTGCGCAAGCCGGTGCGCACCGGCGTCTCGGAGAGTCTGCGAAACCGCACGGGGCCGGTGCCGTCGTCGTCAGCGATCCGGTCCAGCAACCGCCCGGTCAGTTCCGGGTCGTGCGCGGCGTCGTACACCGTCCGTGTCTCGCCGGACTCGGGAAGGCGGCACTCGCCGATGGCCGCGTGGGACAGTTCGCTGCGCAGCCGTCCTGGTGGGCACGATCCGAGCAGTACCTGGTACCGGGCGAAGGAGCCGTCCTGGGCGACATCGACGACGAGGAGGCGCAACCCCTGCTCTCCGGTGATGAGCGGGTGCTGCGCCTCGACCGCCACGTGGTCGATCGGTGCTCCCTTCCCGCCGAACCAGCGCTGCTTCGGGATCCAACCGGCCAGAAGCGTTTCCAGTTGGGTCATGTCGCGGTTCCATTCGCGGTCGTGGTGGGTGTCTGTCCGGGAGTGGCGGAAAGGGATCCGACGGGTGTGGTCTGGTTGGCGAACGCGGGGCCGCGGACACTCGCGCTGCGGTCGTGGCTCGTGGGACCGTCCCCCTCTTCCACAGGCGGCAGCTGGAACCAGTAGAAACCGTGCCCGGGAAGAGTGAGCAGGTACGGAAGTTCCCCGATGGCGGGAAAGCGGACCCCGCCCACGCACTCGACCGGGGTGACGCCGGTGAACCTGCGCAGGTCGAGTTCCACCGGTTGCGGGAACCGGGACAGGTTGTTCACGCACAGCATCCGGTCGTCGCCGTACTCACGGATGAAGGCCAGGACGCTGGGGTTGCTCGCGCGTAGTTCGGTGAAGTCGCCGGTGCCGAACACGGGGTGCCGCTTGCGGATGTGGATCATCTTGCGCGTCCAGTTCAGCAGCGACCCCGGGTTGTTCTGCTGCGCTTCGACGTTGAGCGCCTGGTAACCGTGGATCGGGTCCATGATGATCGGTAGGTACAACCGTGCCGGATCGCAGCGGGAGAAGCCCGCGTTGCGGTCGCAGGTCCACTGCATCGGGGTGCGGACCGCGTCCCGGTCCCCCAGCCAGATGTTGTCGCCCATCCCGATCTCGTCGCCGTAGTAGAGCACGGGAGACCCGGGGAGGGAGAGCAGGAGCGCGGTGAACAGCTCGAGCTGGTTCTTGTCGTTGTCCAGCAGTGGGGCGAGCCGGCGCCGGATGCCGACGTTCGCGCGCATCCGCGGGTCCTTGGCGTACTCCGCGTACATGTAGTCGCGTTCGTCGTCGGTCACCATCTCCAGCGTCAGCTCGTCGTGGTTGCGCAGGAATATCGCCCACTGGCAGCTGTCGGGGATGCGTGGCGTCTGCGCCAGGATCTCGGAGATGGGGTAGCGCTGCTCCCGCCGGACGGCCATGAACATGCGGGGCATCAGCGGGAAGTGGAAGTTCATGTGGCACTCGTCGCCGCCGGACTCGAAGTCGCCGAAGTAGTCGACAACGTCGGAGGGCCACTGGTTGGCTTCACTCAGCAGCACCCGGTCCGGGTAGAGGCGGTCGACCTCGGAGCGGATGCGTTTCAGGAACTCGTGGGTCTCCTTGAGGTTCTCGCAGCTCGTGCCTTCCCGCTCGTACAGGTACGGCACCGCGTCCAGCCGGAAGCCGTCGATTCCGAGATCCAGCCAGAACCGCAGAACCTCCAGGATCGCTTCCTGGACGGCGGGGTTCTCGAAGTTGAGGTCGGGCTGGTGCGAGAAGAACCGGTGCCAGTAGTACTGGCCGCGCTGCTCGTCGTAGGTCCAGTTGGACTGCTCCGTGTCGACGAATATGACGCGGGCGTCGGTGTAGCGTTCGGTGGTGTCGGACCACACGTAGAAGTCGCCGTAGGGGCCGTCGGGATCGGAGCGGGACGCGAGGAACCACGGGTGCTGGTCGCTGGTGTGGTTCATGACGAGGTCGGCGATGATACGCAGCCCCCGCTTGTGGGCCTGCTCGACCAGTTCCGCGAAGTCGCCGAGGTGCCCGAACTCGGGCAGGACCTTCATGTAGTCGGAGATGTCGTACCCGCCGTCCCGCAGTGGCGACTCGTACAGCGGAAGCAGCCAGATGCAGTCGACCCCGAGCCACGTCAGGTAGTCGAGCTTCTCCATGAGACCGCGGAGGTCACCGGTGCCGTCGCCGTTGGAGTCGTAGAAACCCCGGACCAGGACCTCGTAGAAGACGGCGTACTTGTACCAGTAGGGGTCGCGGGGCATCTCGTGGGTGGCGGGGTCGGACGCCGCTGGCTCGGGTGTCGGGTCGGGCGCCGGCTCGAGTGTTGTCAACGAGAATTACTCCACCAGTTCGTTGTTGCGTTCTTTCCTCCGAAGGGCCGGATTTCCGGTCAGGACGGCTGTCCTGTGGGAACGGCCGTGAATATGTGTGCAGTTTGGATATGCGGGTCGAGGTGGACATAGTTCGCCTCGCCCCAGGTGTATGTGTCGCCGGACAGGTGGTCGGTGACGAGCATTGTGCTGTCTGCGGCCACTCCCAGGTCGGGAAGGGAGAGTCGTACTGTCGCCTCGTGGCTGTGGTGCGGGTCGAGGTTGACGACGACCAGAACGGTGTCGGCGTTGTTCGCT is part of the Haloactinospora alba genome and encodes:
- a CDS encoding maltokinase N-terminal cap-like domain-containing protein, which translates into the protein MTQLETLLAGWIPKQRWFGGKGAPIDHVAVEAQHPLITGEQGLRLLVVDVAQDGSFARYQVLLGSCPPGRLRSELSHAAIGECRLPESGETRTVYDAAHDPELTGRLLDRIADDDGTGPVRFRRLSETPVRTGLRSLVLTGEQSNTSLVYGEDYVLKTFRRLWPGRNPDLELTTTLAESPFVARPHGWIEADLTDQGRTVGTTLAMLQEYLRSATDGWVLAGTSVRDLYEGGHSAPESAGGDFSWEAQRLGSATASVHLDLASKLPTDVLTPQALRDLSTAMISRLHRATEEVPSLEPYAGTLRAAFDALAEVDSPLPVQRVHGDYHLGQVVRTDTGWVLLDFEGEPAVPVGERQRLSSPLRDVAGMLRSFDYAARHQLIGHTAEEELASLARAWARRNREAFCAGYAFAGGADPHKHETVLRAFEYDKAVYEVMYEAHNRPSWLRIPLDSIAALAG
- the treS gene encoding maltose alpha-D-glucosyltransferase encodes the protein MPRDPYWYKYAVFYEVLVRGFYDSNGDGTGDLRGLMEKLDYLTWLGVDCIWLLPLYESPLRDGGYDISDYMKVLPEFGHLGDFAELVEQAHKRGLRIIADLVMNHTSDQHPWFLASRSDPDGPYGDFYVWSDTTERYTDARVIFVDTEQSNWTYDEQRGQYYWHRFFSHQPDLNFENPAVQEAILEVLRFWLDLGIDGFRLDAVPYLYEREGTSCENLKETHEFLKRIRSEVDRLYPDRVLLSEANQWPSDVVDYFGDFESGGDECHMNFHFPLMPRMFMAVRREQRYPISEILAQTPRIPDSCQWAIFLRNHDELTLEMVTDDERDYMYAEYAKDPRMRANVGIRRRLAPLLDNDKNQLELFTALLLSLPGSPVLYYGDEIGMGDNIWLGDRDAVRTPMQWTCDRNAGFSRCDPARLYLPIIMDPIHGYQALNVEAQQNNPGSLLNWTRKMIHIRKRHPVFGTGDFTELRASNPSVLAFIREYGDDRMLCVNNLSRFPQPVELDLRRFTGVTPVECVGGVRFPAIGELPYLLTLPGHGFYWFQLPPVEEGDGPTSHDRSASVRGPAFANQTTPVGSLSATPGQTPTTTANGTAT